A region of [Bacteroides] pectinophilus DNA encodes the following proteins:
- a CDS encoding stage III sporulation protein AF yields MTESIMEWVRRIVIFYIMTDIFVAVIPGKTCRKHVKMFAGIILALIVAEPLISLAGSRFDLASSLAGELGNAYTSDMKMWTMAAGIDGNTVVEPYMDELKKMIDTKAWEYALYVQDCKIDICLDKDSPDFGKIQSVYTTVSQCRNDTIKVESININKKSDVPLADKECEELREYISSQFGIESEKVTVACVQT; encoded by the coding sequence ATGACTGAAAGCATAATGGAATGGGTTCGGCGCATAGTAATATTCTACATAATGACGGATATATTTGTCGCTGTGATACCGGGTAAGACGTGCAGGAAACATGTAAAAATGTTTGCAGGCATAATACTTGCATTAATTGTGGCGGAACCGTTGATATCGCTTGCGGGAAGCAGATTTGACCTGGCATCATCACTTGCAGGGGAACTTGGCAATGCTTATACATCAGACATGAAGATGTGGACTATGGCAGCAGGCATTGACGGCAATACAGTTGTAGAACCGTATATGGATGAACTCAAAAAAATGATTGATACAAAGGCATGGGAATATGCACTTTATGTACAGGATTGTAAGATAGACATCTGCCTGGATAAAGACAGCCCGGATTTCGGGAAAATACAGTCTGTATATACGACGGTGTCGCAATGCAGAAATGATACAATCAAAGTTGAAAGTATTAATATAAACAAAAAATCCGATGTGCCGTTGGCTGACAAAGAGTGTGAAGAACTCAGGGAATATATATCGTCACAGTTTGGCATTGAGAGTGAAAAGGTAACCGTGGCATGCGTACAAACTTAA
- a CDS encoding stage III sporulation protein AE, which produces MKSVLDVLEKYNLSSVDTQVDGLDFETLVRSIISNGVADSLPQLWNRIVIAATAELRENVTGICQILIIAVFTALFTNFASVFADSSVSDTGKKLSRIAAVTVMAAAYTCTAGIAYDVLASVTGFIKMLMPAYLSCVALCSGNFSAAAFSEGVMLAVLVLNYVFSDVVITGGSIYVMIMAADAITGGGLDKIAGLIMTVLKWIIKSSMAAVIGINLIQGMVAPMADGVNRGVLTRAVGLIPGIGGGVSTLSSVLLGAGALIKNGMGAASLIVIVTICAAPVAKLAMFTVTYRCVGAFTQPMCGREFAEMITGFADAMRLMLSLVASSLATVFIIIAIICISTNPAGNGA; this is translated from the coding sequence ATGAAGTCTGTATTAGATGTACTTGAAAAATATAATCTGTCATCTGTCGACACACAGGTGGACGGGCTTGATTTTGAAACACTTGTGAGAAGCATCATAAGCAACGGCGTGGCTGATTCACTTCCGCAGCTGTGGAACCGGATTGTTATTGCAGCAACCGCAGAACTGAGAGAAAATGTCACGGGTATCTGCCAGATACTTATTATCGCAGTGTTTACCGCACTCTTCACCAATTTTGCATCAGTATTTGCAGATTCATCAGTATCAGATACCGGAAAAAAGCTGTCAAGGATAGCAGCGGTAACTGTTATGGCTGCAGCATATACGTGTACTGCCGGGATTGCATATGACGTGCTGGCAAGTGTCACAGGATTTATTAAGATGCTTATGCCGGCATATCTTTCATGCGTAGCGTTATGCAGCGGCAATTTTAGTGCAGCGGCTTTCTCGGAAGGCGTTATGCTTGCGGTGCTTGTGCTTAATTATGTCTTTTCGGATGTGGTCATAACGGGAGGCAGCATATATGTAATGATTATGGCTGCGGATGCGATAACCGGAGGAGGACTTGATAAAATAGCGGGACTTATTATGACGGTCCTGAAATGGATAATAAAAAGCTCGATGGCAGCCGTTATCGGAATAAATCTGATTCAGGGCATGGTGGCACCGATGGCAGACGGAGTGAACAGGGGTGTTCTTACGCGGGCGGTAGGGCTGATACCGGGGATTGGCGGCGGAGTAAGCACACTTTCATCAGTACTTCTTGGTGCAGGCGCACTGATAAAAAACGGGATGGGTGCAGCGTCACTTATTGTCATAGTTACAATATGCGCTGCCCCGGTTGCAAAGCTTGCCATGTTTACGGTGACGTACAGATGTGTTGGGGCATTTACGCAGCCAATGTGCGGCAGGGAATTTGCTGAGATGATAACGGGATTTGCTGATGCCATGCGGCTTATGCTGTCACTCGTTGCAAGTTCGCTTGCAACCGTATTTATTATAATTGCAATAATATGTATATCGACTAATCCTGCCGGAAACGGAGCGTGA
- a CDS encoding stage III sporulation protein AD, with the protein MLRIALAAVGACIVALMLRQIKSEFAIFVPLCAGIIVAACCIARIETIVQLLERLQKLTEIKSEYISILLKMAGIAYIAEITSGICKDCGYNAIAGQVEMFGKLSVIAAGMPVIMALVDSIERCLAL; encoded by the coding sequence ATGCTTAGAATTGCACTGGCAGCAGTGGGGGCATGTATTGTGGCACTTATGCTCAGGCAGATAAAATCAGAGTTTGCAATATTCGTACCGCTGTGTGCCGGAATAATAGTTGCAGCATGCTGCATTGCACGTATAGAGACGATTGTCCAGCTTCTTGAACGGCTGCAGAAGCTTACGGAAATCAAATCGGAATACATAAGTATACTGCTTAAGATGGCCGGGATTGCATATATTGCAGAAATAACATCGGGAATATGCAAAGACTGCGGTTACAACGCCATAGCAGGGCAGGTTGAGATGTTTGGAAAGCTGTCAGTTATAGCAGCGGGAATGCCGGTTATTATGGCACTTGTTGATTCGATAGAGAGGTGTCTTGCATTATGA
- the spoIIIAC gene encoding stage III sporulation protein AC yields the protein MDINFIFKIAAVGILVSVINQVLKHSGRDEQAFLVSLAGLLLVLLWIVPYIYDLFETIKKLFSL from the coding sequence ATGGATATAAATTTTATATTTAAAATAGCGGCGGTCGGTATTCTGGTATCAGTCATCAATCAGGTGCTCAAACACAGCGGCAGGGACGAGCAGGCATTCCTTGTAAGTCTGGCAGGGCTTTTGCTTGTGCTTTTATGGATTGTTCCTTACATATATGATCTGTTTGAAACAATTAAAAAACTTTTTTCACTCTGA
- a CDS encoding stage III sporulation protein AB: MIHIFLKICGMALVMASAVLTGRQIACGYRKRLLELDALRRCMMILNNEIAYSSSALAECFEAASARCIDKEISEMFADMSRLVSQAQGERASDIWDSCVNRHEGSLHLTDTDIAELYNFGKSLGYLNAQMQTDSIRLYMSVLETQISDAAAHVDNQCRAAKTLSIACGAFVCIILI; this comes from the coding sequence GTGATACATATTTTTTTGAAAATATGTGGAATGGCGCTGGTTATGGCATCAGCCGTACTTACAGGCAGACAGATTGCCTGCGGTTACAGAAAAAGACTTCTTGAGCTTGATGCATTGCGAAGGTGCATGATGATTCTTAACAATGAGATTGCGTATTCATCATCAGCACTTGCTGAGTGCTTTGAGGCGGCATCAGCAAGATGTATTGATAAGGAGATATCGGAAATGTTTGCGGATATGTCGCGCCTTGTAAGTCAGGCACAAGGGGAACGTGCATCTGACATATGGGACAGCTGCGTAAATAGGCATGAAGGAAGTCTGCATCTTACAGATACGGATATTGCAGAATTGTACAACTTCGGAAAAAGCCTTGGCTATCTTAATGCACAGATGCAGACAGATTCAATCCGCCTGTATATGTCAGTGCTTGAAACACAGATATCCGATGCGGCAGCACATGTGGACAATCAGTGCCGTGCAGCGAAGACGCTGAGTATTGCATGTGGTGCATTTGTATGCATAATCCTTATATAA
- the spoIIIAA gene encoding stage III sporulation protein AA yields the protein MDNHRISEITKVLPQNVRSTILRQQISYDRLEEVHLRTGMPLILRYDNTEILMEQCIVTPEDMREALELISNHSLYAYEDDIRQGFITIPGGHRVGLAGKMVMQDGKIKTIKHISFFNIRVAHQIRGCAASVYGFIHNSTQIENTLIISPPGCGKTTMLRDLIRQISNGNSYYEGQTVGVVDERSEIAACYNGRPQNDLGIRTDVLDCCPKAEGMVMLVRSMSPRVIAVDEIATPDDIEAVRYVMNCGCSIIATAHAYNADELRQKPQFAELLAMNVFKRIVTLGRSSGAGSIEEEVVL from the coding sequence ATGGACAATCACAGAATTTCCGAAATAACAAAAGTGCTTCCACAGAATGTCAGAAGCACAATATTGAGACAGCAGATATCATATGACAGGTTGGAAGAGGTACATCTTCGCACAGGTATGCCACTGATACTGAGATATGATAATACTGAGATTCTTATGGAGCAGTGCATTGTAACGCCTGAGGATATGAGAGAAGCGTTAGAGCTTATAAGCAATCACTCACTGTATGCATATGAGGATGATATACGCCAGGGATTTATAACGATTCCGGGCGGACACCGGGTAGGACTAGCCGGTAAGATGGTCATGCAGGACGGCAAAATAAAAACGATAAAGCACATCTCATTTTTTAATATACGTGTGGCACATCAGATAAGGGGCTGTGCTGCATCTGTCTATGGTTTTATTCATAACAGTACCCAAATAGAAAATACACTTATCATATCACCGCCCGGATGCGGCAAGACGACGATGCTGCGCGATCTTATAAGGCAGATATCCAATGGAAACAGCTACTATGAAGGCCAGACGGTAGGGGTCGTTGATGAACGCTCAGAGATAGCAGCATGTTACAACGGAAGACCGCAGAATGATCTTGGCATAAGAACGGATGTGCTCGACTGCTGCCCCAAAGCAGAAGGCATGGTAATGCTTGTACGTTCAATGTCACCCCGCGTTATTGCGGTTGATGAGATTGCCACACCGGATGACATAGAAGCAGTCAGATATGTCATGAACTGCGGATGTTCCATTATAGCTACGGCACACGCATATAATGCAGATGAGCTCAGGCAGAAGCCGCAGTTTGCAGAACTCCTTGCAATGAATGTATTTAAAAGAATAGTGACGCTTGGAAGAAGCAGCGGCGCGGGAAGCATCGAAGAGGAGGTGGTTCTGTGA
- a CDS encoding aminoacyl-histidine dipeptidase yields the protein MRVTEGLEPKVVFEYFEKICSIPHDSYNEKQLSDYCVSFAKEHGLEYYQDDLYNVIIIKEASEGYEDHEPVIIQGHLDMVCEKTADTEIDFRKDGLKLAIDNGFLHATGTTLGGDDGIAVAYALAILASDSISHPRLEVVFTVSEETGMEGAGGIDISMLKGHMLLNIDSEEEGCILTSCAGGSHVSCTLDAGTHKPDESDVFYRITIDGLTGGHSGCEIDKGRANADVLMARLLLMLAGDADTGIAELSGGRKDNAIPTSSQAVVCCDAGENAKIQGTLNEFTQIIKDEYRSTDHGLSVRLEKLDNNGLTEQYGTVTQAGQTQRIASFITALPYGVIAMSHDMPGMVETSLNLGVMNYSDGRLELGYLLRSSKESSLDYLETKMQCVAGAFGAECEISARYPAWEYAADSKLRQCMIETYHDMFGRDMKVESIHAGVECGILSAKAGGLDCVSFGPDILDIHTPQERLDIASAKRTWDYLLEVLKRL from the coding sequence ATGAGAGTAACAGAAGGACTTGAACCGAAAGTGGTTTTTGAATATTTTGAGAAGATATGTTCAATCCCACATGACTCATATAATGAAAAGCAGCTTAGTGATTACTGCGTCAGTTTTGCAAAAGAACACGGCTTGGAATACTATCAGGACGACCTTTATAATGTCATTATAATAAAAGAGGCATCAGAAGGCTATGAGGACCATGAACCTGTGATAATTCAGGGACATCTTGATATGGTCTGTGAGAAGACGGCTGACACAGAGATAGATTTCAGAAAAGATGGACTTAAACTGGCTATAGATAATGGATTTCTTCATGCAACAGGTACAACGCTTGGAGGAGATGACGGTATTGCGGTTGCATATGCACTTGCAATACTTGCATCTGACAGTATAAGCCATCCGCGTCTTGAGGTTGTGTTCACTGTAAGTGAGGAGACCGGCATGGAGGGCGCAGGCGGCATTGATATCTCAATGCTTAAGGGACATATGCTGCTTAATATAGATTCTGAGGAAGAAGGCTGTATACTTACAAGCTGTGCCGGAGGAAGCCATGTATCGTGCACGCTTGATGCAGGCACGCATAAGCCTGATGAGAGCGACGTATTTTACAGAATAACGATTGACGGTCTTACCGGCGGACACTCAGGATGCGAGATAGACAAAGGGCGTGCTAATGCCGATGTTCTTATGGCAAGGCTTCTTCTGATGCTTGCCGGGGATGCAGATACAGGCATTGCAGAACTTAGCGGCGGACGCAAGGACAATGCGATTCCTACATCGTCACAGGCAGTTGTATGCTGCGATGCAGGGGAAAACGCAAAGATTCAGGGCACGCTGAATGAATTCACACAGATTATAAAGGATGAATACAGAAGTACTGACCATGGATTATCTGTAAGACTGGAGAAGCTTGATAACAATGGTCTGACGGAACAGTACGGGACAGTTACACAGGCAGGGCAGACACAGCGTATTGCATCATTTATCACGGCACTTCCGTACGGAGTCATCGCAATGAGTCATGATATGCCGGGTATGGTTGAAACATCACTTAATCTTGGTGTGATGAATTATTCTGATGGCAGGCTTGAACTAGGATATCTTCTCAGAAGTTCAAAAGAATCTTCACTTGATTATCTTGAGACGAAGATGCAGTGTGTTGCCGGTGCATTCGGCGCAGAATGTGAGATATCTGCAAGATATCCGGCATGGGAGTATGCAGCTGATTCAAAGCTCAGGCAGTGCATGATTGAGACATATCATGACATGTTTGGCAGGGATATGAAAGTAGAATCAATACATGCGGGAGTAGAATGCGGAATACTCTCAGCAAAGGCAGGAGGTCTGGACTGCGTGTCATTCGGACCGGATATACTTGATATCCATACACCTCAGGAAAGACTCGATATTGCGTCTGCAAAGAGAACCTGGGATTATCTTCTTGAAGTTCTTAAACGTCTTTAA